In the Streptomyces formicae genome, one interval contains:
- the iolD gene encoding 3D-(3,5/4)-trihydroxycyclohexane-1,2-dione acylhydrolase (decyclizing) encodes MTATPKGPARTVRLTTAQALVRFLSRQYTERDGTRQRLIGATWGIFGHGNVAGIGQALVEHADEMPFHQGRNEQAMVHAAVGYARQCGRLSTHAVTTSIGPGATNLVTGAALATVNRLPVLLLPGDTFAARPADPVLQQLEVPYAGDVSVNDCLRPVSRYFDRVTRPEALVPAALAALRVLTDPVETGAVTLALPQDVQAEAYDWPEEFFAERTWAVRRPVPDPRELADAVRAVREARRPLIIAGGGVHHSAAEDALRELVDATRIPVASTQAGKGSLRFDHPADVGGVGHTGTATANELARTADLVIGVGTRYSDFTTASGTLFERPGVRFLNLNIAPFDGHKLAGATLIADARAGLQALTGTLRGHRVEPAYAVEYTDDKERWEHRVDAAYETDEPDVRPTQPQVLGLLDELVTDEDVLINAAGSLPGDLHKLWRARSARQYHVEYGYSCMGYEIPAAIGVALAAPERPVWALVGDGTYLMNPTELVTAVQENVPIKVVVLQNHGYASIGGLSESVGGERFGTDYRFRAPDGTYTGDALPVDLAANAASLGMRVLRAKTIRDLREALREARGADRPTCVYVETETADTVSGPPPAQAWWDVPVAETATRVSAVKAREEYDRHVTARRRHL; translated from the coding sequence ATGACGGCAACCCCCAAGGGCCCCGCGAGGACCGTCAGGCTGACCACCGCGCAGGCGCTCGTGCGCTTCCTGTCCCGTCAGTACACCGAGCGCGACGGCACCAGGCAGCGGCTGATCGGCGCGACCTGGGGCATCTTCGGGCACGGCAACGTGGCGGGCATCGGGCAGGCGCTCGTGGAGCACGCCGACGAGATGCCGTTCCACCAGGGGCGCAACGAGCAGGCCATGGTGCACGCCGCCGTCGGCTACGCCCGCCAGTGCGGACGCCTGTCCACCCACGCGGTCACCACCTCCATCGGCCCCGGCGCCACCAACCTCGTCACCGGCGCCGCCCTCGCCACCGTCAACCGGCTGCCCGTCCTGCTGCTCCCCGGCGACACCTTCGCGGCCCGCCCCGCGGACCCGGTGCTCCAGCAGCTCGAAGTGCCCTACGCGGGCGACGTGTCGGTCAACGACTGCCTGCGCCCGGTGTCGCGGTACTTCGACCGCGTGACCCGCCCCGAGGCGCTGGTCCCCGCCGCGCTCGCCGCCCTTCGCGTGCTCACCGACCCCGTGGAGACCGGCGCCGTCACGCTCGCGCTGCCGCAGGACGTCCAGGCGGAGGCGTACGACTGGCCGGAGGAGTTCTTCGCCGAGCGGACCTGGGCCGTGCGCAGGCCCGTGCCCGACCCCCGGGAACTGGCCGACGCCGTGCGGGCGGTGCGCGAGGCGCGCAGGCCGCTGATCATCGCGGGCGGCGGCGTGCACCACAGCGCCGCCGAGGACGCCCTGCGGGAACTGGTCGACGCGACCCGGATCCCCGTGGCCTCCACCCAGGCGGGCAAGGGCTCGCTGCGCTTCGACCACCCGGCGGACGTCGGCGGCGTCGGCCACACCGGCACGGCGACCGCCAACGAACTGGCCCGCACCGCCGACCTGGTGATCGGCGTCGGCACCCGCTACAGCGACTTCACCACCGCCTCGGGCACCCTCTTCGAGCGTCCCGGGGTGCGCTTCCTCAACCTCAACATCGCGCCCTTCGACGGCCACAAGCTGGCGGGCGCCACCCTGATCGCGGACGCGCGCGCCGGGCTCCAGGCGCTCACGGGCACGCTGCGCGGCCACCGCGTCGAGCCCGCCTACGCCGTCGAGTACACGGACGACAAGGAGCGCTGGGAGCACCGCGTCGACGCCGCGTACGAGACCGACGAACCCGACGTACGCCCGACGCAGCCCCAAGTCCTCGGTCTCCTCGACGAGTTGGTCACCGACGAGGACGTGCTCATCAACGCGGCGGGCTCCCTCCCCGGCGACCTGCACAAGCTGTGGCGGGCGCGCTCGGCGCGGCAGTACCACGTCGAGTACGGCTACTCCTGCATGGGATACGAGATCCCGGCGGCGATCGGCGTCGCGCTCGCGGCGCCGGAGCGGCCCGTGTGGGCCCTCGTCGGCGACGGCACGTACCTGATGAACCCGACGGAGCTGGTCACGGCCGTCCAGGAGAACGTCCCGATCAAGGTCGTCGTCCTGCAGAACCACGGCTACGCCTCCATCGGCGGGCTCTCGGAGTCCGTGGGCGGCGAGCGCTTCGGCACCGACTACCGCTTCCGCGCGCCCGACGGGACGTACACGGGCGACGCCCTGCCCGTCGACCTCGCCGCCAACGCCGCCTCGCTCGGCATGCGGGTCCTTCGCGCCAAGACCATCCGTGACCTGCGCGAGGCGCTGCGCGAAGCGCGCGGGGCAGACCGTCCCACATGTGTCTATGTGGAGACGGAAACGGCAGACACAGTGTCGGGCCCGCCCCCCGCACAGGCGTGGTGGGATGTGCCCGTGGCCGAGACCGCGACCCGAGTGTCGGCGGTCAAGGCCAGGGAAGAGTACGACCGGCACGTCACTGCCCGACGCCGCCACCTGTGA
- the iolC gene encoding 5-dehydro-2-deoxygluconokinase — protein MGRIGVDLYPLQAGVPLAEVSTFGKFLGGSASNVAVAAARLGRRVAVVTRTGEDPFGAYLHGALREFGVDDRWVSGVAGLPTPVTFCEVFPPDDFPLYFYRLPKAPDLEIHEDELDLDAIAAARIFWMTGTGLCAEPSRSATLAALAARSGGITVFDLDWRPVFWADPAEARARYAAALAHATVAVGNLDEVEIATGEREPRAAARALLDAGVELAVVKQGPDGVLAMNRAGESASVPPVPVEVLNGLGAGDAFGGALCHGLLAGWELERVMRYANAAGAIVASRLECSSAMPFAGEVALVVDAGVVT, from the coding sequence ATGGGCCGGATCGGCGTCGACCTCTATCCGCTCCAGGCCGGGGTGCCGCTCGCCGAGGTCAGCACGTTCGGCAAGTTCCTCGGCGGCTCGGCGAGCAACGTCGCGGTGGCCGCGGCCCGGCTCGGGCGCCGCGTCGCCGTCGTCACCCGCACCGGCGAGGACCCCTTCGGGGCCTATCTGCACGGGGCGCTGCGCGAGTTCGGCGTCGACGACCGCTGGGTGAGCGGGGTCGCGGGCCTGCCGACGCCGGTGACCTTCTGCGAGGTCTTCCCGCCGGACGACTTCCCGCTGTACTTCTACCGGCTGCCGAAGGCGCCCGACCTGGAGATCCACGAGGACGAGCTCGACCTCGACGCGATCGCGGCGGCGCGGATCTTCTGGATGACGGGGACGGGGCTCTGCGCGGAGCCGAGCCGTTCGGCGACGCTGGCGGCGCTCGCGGCGCGGTCGGGCGGGATCACCGTCTTCGACCTCGACTGGCGGCCCGTGTTCTGGGCCGACCCCGCCGAGGCACGGGCGCGCTATGCCGCGGCGCTCGCGCACGCCACAGTCGCCGTCGGCAACCTCGACGAGGTCGAGATCGCCACGGGGGAGCGGGAACCGCGCGCCGCGGCGCGGGCGTTGCTGGACGCGGGCGTCGAACTGGCCGTCGTGAAGCAGGGGCCCGACGGGGTCCTCGCGATGAACCGCGCGGGGGAGTCCGCGAGCGTGCCGCCGGTGCCGGTGGAGGTCCTCAACGGGCTCGGGGCGGGGGACGCGTTCGGCGGGGCGTTGTGCCACGGGCTGCTGGCGGGGTGGGAGTTGGAGCGGGTCATGCGGTACGCCAACGCGGCGGGGGCGATCGTCGCTTCGCGGCTGGAGTGCTCGTCCGCCATGCCTTTTGCTGGCGAGGTCGCCTTGGTGGTGGATGCGGGGGTGGTGACGTGA
- the iolB gene encoding 5-deoxy-glucuronate isomerase: MTYVPKGSAAEGPYALDIDPERAAALACSRLRILELGPGETHSFATGESEWIVLPLTGGCTVRAEDEIIELLGRESVFSGVSDFAYLPREARIQIASGAGGRFALAGAKCERRLPARYGSAPEVPVESRGSGNCAREVRNFASADAFDCDRLIAVEVITPGGNWSSYPPHKHDEHRPGVEAELEEIYYFEIEGDGGFGYQRVFPSREGGTDVLAEVRTGDAVLVPDGWHGPSIAQPGHPMYYLNVMAGPGEEREWRICFHPDHTEGYR, from the coding sequence ATGACGTACGTACCGAAGGGGAGCGCGGCCGAGGGGCCGTACGCCCTCGACATCGACCCCGAGCGGGCCGCCGCCCTGGCCTGCTCGCGGCTGCGGATCCTCGAACTGGGGCCCGGCGAGACGCACTCCTTCGCCACCGGTGAGAGTGAATGGATCGTGTTGCCGCTGACCGGCGGCTGTACGGTGCGGGCGGAAGACGAGATCATCGAACTGCTGGGCCGGGAGAGCGTGTTCAGCGGAGTCAGCGACTTCGCTTACCTCCCCCGCGAGGCCCGGATCCAGATCGCCTCCGGCGCGGGAGGCCGCTTCGCCCTGGCAGGAGCGAAGTGCGAGCGTCGACTCCCCGCCCGCTACGGCTCCGCGCCGGAGGTACCAGTGGAGAGCCGCGGCAGCGGCAACTGCGCACGCGAGGTGCGCAACTTCGCGTCCGCGGACGCCTTCGACTGCGACCGGCTGATCGCCGTCGAGGTGATCACGCCGGGCGGCAACTGGTCCTCGTACCCGCCGCACAAGCACGACGAGCACCGCCCGGGCGTCGAGGCCGAGCTCGAAGAGATCTACTACTTCGAGATCGAGGGGGACGGCGGCTTCGGCTACCAGCGCGTCTTCCCGTCCCGCGAAGGCGGCACCGACGTCCTCGCCGAGGTCCGCACCGGCGACGCGGTGCTCGTGCCCGACGGCTGGCACGGGCCTTCCATCGCCCAGCCGGGCCATCCGATGTACTACCTGAATGTGATGGCGGGGCCTGGTGAGGAGAGGGAGTGGCGGATCTGCTTCCACCCCGATCACACGGAGGGATATCGATGA
- the mmsA gene encoding CoA-acylating methylmalonate-semialdehyde dehydrogenase → MTKTVSHWIGGKPVEGASGTFGPVTDPATGAVTTQVAFASVGEVDAAVAAARSAFATWGTSSLAKRTAILFKFRALLDANRDAIAELIVAEHGKVHSDALGEVARGLEIVDLACGITVQLKGELSTEVASRVDVSSIRQPLGVVAGITPFNFPAMVPMWMFPLAIACGNTFVLKPSEKDPSASMKIAELLSEAGLPDGVFNVVHGDKVAVDRLLEHPDVSAVSFVGSTPIARYIHTTASANGKRVQALGGAKNHMLVLPDADLDAAADAAVSAAYGSAGERCMAISAVVAVGSVADELVAKIKERAEKIKIGPGNDPTSEMGPLITAAHRDKVASYVTGAAAQGAEVVLDGTGYTVEGHEDGHWIGLSLLDRVPVTADAYKDEIFGPVLCVLRVDTYEEGVALMNASPFGNGTAIFTRDGGAARRFQLEIEAGMVGVNVPIPVPVGYHSFGGWKDSLFGDHHIYGNDGTHFYTRGKVVTTRWPDPSDAPSGVDLGFPRNH, encoded by the coding sequence ATGACGAAGACCGTCAGCCACTGGATCGGTGGGAAGCCCGTCGAGGGCGCGTCCGGAACGTTCGGCCCGGTCACCGATCCGGCGACCGGCGCCGTCACGACGCAGGTCGCCTTCGCGTCGGTCGGCGAGGTGGACGCGGCCGTCGCCGCCGCCCGCTCGGCCTTCGCGACGTGGGGCACCTCCTCGCTCGCCAAGCGCACCGCGATCCTCTTCAAGTTCCGCGCCCTGCTCGACGCCAACCGCGACGCGATCGCCGAGCTGATCGTCGCCGAGCACGGCAAGGTGCACTCGGACGCGCTCGGCGAGGTCGCGCGCGGTCTGGAGATCGTCGACCTGGCCTGCGGCATCACGGTCCAGCTGAAGGGCGAGCTGTCGACGGAGGTGGCCTCGCGCGTGGACGTGTCGTCCATCCGCCAGCCCCTCGGCGTCGTCGCGGGCATCACGCCGTTCAACTTCCCGGCCATGGTGCCGATGTGGATGTTCCCGCTGGCCATCGCGTGCGGCAACACCTTCGTGCTCAAGCCGAGCGAGAAGGACCCGTCCGCCTCGATGAAGATCGCGGAGCTGCTGAGCGAGGCCGGTCTGCCCGACGGCGTCTTCAACGTCGTGCACGGCGACAAGGTCGCCGTGGACCGCCTCCTGGAGCACCCGGACGTCTCGGCCGTCTCCTTCGTCGGCTCGACGCCCATCGCCCGCTACATCCACACCACCGCCTCCGCCAACGGCAAGCGCGTGCAGGCCCTCGGCGGCGCCAAGAACCACATGCTGGTCCTGCCGGACGCCGACCTGGACGCGGCCGCCGACGCCGCGGTCTCGGCCGCCTACGGCTCGGCGGGCGAGCGCTGCATGGCCATCTCGGCGGTCGTCGCGGTCGGTTCCGTCGCCGACGAGCTGGTCGCCAAGATCAAGGAGCGCGCCGAGAAGATCAAGATCGGCCCCGGCAACGACCCGACCTCGGAGATGGGCCCGCTGATCACGGCCGCCCACCGCGACAAGGTCGCCTCGTACGTCACGGGCGCGGCCGCCCAGGGCGCCGAGGTCGTCCTGGACGGCACCGGCTATACCGTCGAGGGTCACGAGGACGGCCACTGGATCGGGCTCTCGCTGCTCGACCGGGTGCCGGTGACGGCCGACGCGTACAAGGACGAGATCTTCGGCCCGGTGCTCTGCGTGCTGCGCGTGGACACCTACGAGGAGGGCGTGGCGCTGATGAACGCCTCGCCGTTCGGCAACGGCACGGCCATCTTCACCCGGGACGGCGGCGCGGCCCGCCGCTTCCAGCTGGAGATCGAGGCGGGCATGGTCGGCGTGAACGTGCCGATCCCGGTGCCGGTGGGCTACCACTCCTTCGGTGGCTGGAAGGACTCGCTCTTCGGCGACCACCACATCTACGGCAACGACGGCACGCACTTCTACACCCGCGGCAAGGTCGTCACCACGCGCTGGCCCGACCCGTCGGACGCGCCGTCCGGGGTGGACCTGGGCTTCCCGCGCAACCACTGA
- a CDS encoding Cgl0159 family (beta/alpha)8-fold protein, with amino-acid sequence MDVGALSLTRAQHPEAISEAAARRSRRGLLGERGRLMIVAADHPGRGSLGVGGDPLAMAHRGDLLARLCLALGRPGVDGVLATADILEDLLLLGALEGKVVMGSMNRGGLAGASFELDDRFTGYRAEDIARLGFDAGKLLLRVDYADSGSLTTLHSAARAVDAMAERRLPVFVEPFLSRRGEGGAGPVRNDLSASAVTTSIAIASGLAGTSAYTWLKVPVTENPDDMARVMETSTLPAVLLGGDIGDDQDAAYEKWRGALQLPTVRGLVVGRSLLYPPDGDVAGAVDTAVGLL; translated from the coding sequence ATCGACGTAGGCGCCCTCTCCCTCACCCGTGCCCAGCACCCCGAAGCCATCTCCGAAGCCGCCGCCCGGCGGTCGCGGCGGGGGCTTCTCGGGGAGCGGGGGCGGTTGATGATCGTGGCTGCTGACCACCCGGGGCGGGGGTCCCTCGGGGTGGGTGGGGATCCGTTGGCCATGGCCCATCGGGGGGATCTCCTTGCGCGGCTCTGTCTCGCGTTGGGGAGGCCCGGGGTCGACGGGGTGCTCGCGACGGCCGACATTCTCGAAGACCTGCTGTTGCTCGGGGCCTTGGAGGGCAAGGTCGTCATGGGGTCGATGAACCGCGGGGGACTCGCGGGGGCCTCCTTCGAGTTGGACGACCGGTTCACGGGGTACCGGGCCGAGGACATCGCACGGCTCGGGTTCGACGCGGGCAAGCTGCTGCTCCGCGTGGACTACGCCGACTCGGGGTCGCTGACCACGCTGCACTCCGCGGCCCGTGCCGTCGACGCGATGGCGGAGCGCCGGCTCCCCGTCTTCGTCGAGCCGTTCCTGTCCCGGCGGGGCGAGGGCGGCGCGGGCCCGGTCCGCAACGACCTGAGCGCGTCCGCCGTCACCACGTCGATCGCCATCGCCTCCGGCCTGGCGGGCACATCGGCGTACACCTGGCTGAAGGTCCCCGTCACCGAGAACCCCGACGACATGGCCCGGGTGATGGAGACCTCGACGCTCCCCGCCGTGCTGCTCGGCGGGGACATTGGGGATGATCAGGACGCCGCGTACGAGAAGTGGCGCGGCGCCCTGCAACTGCCCACCGTGCGGGGACTCGTCGTCGGCAGGTCGCTGCTCTACCCGCCCGACGGCGACGTGGCGGGGGCCGTCGACACCGCCGTGGGGCTGCTCTAG
- a CDS encoding alpha/beta fold hydrolase codes for MDLRLPRARLRPLARHGRRRLLAAAAAVAVLAGVGTWTAVASDEGPAVHRSDLMIDTDGGRGDVRIDTSYFTAGDTGTKRPAVLIGHGFGGSKADVREQAEDLAREGYAVLTWSARGFGRSTGKIGLNDPEGEVADVSRLIDWLAKRPEIQLDGKGDPRVGVTGASYGGAVSLLAAGHDRRVDAIAPQITYWNLADALFPDGVFKKLWAGIFVNTGGGCEQFEKRLCEMYDRVAEAGKPDAAARELLAGRSPSAVADRIKVPTYIAQGQTDSLFPLGHADAMAKALRAHHAPVSVDWIAGGHDGGDSERGRVEKRVGSWFDRYLKDDKSADTGPAFRVTRTGGIDSTDGAATLRGASGDRYPGLTSGPREVALGGREQTFDNPAGASPPAISALPGLGGGGLSRLTSLGVGVSLDFPGQYAKFDSETLDEDLRITGTPTARVHLKSSSDDTVLFAKVYDIGPGGKQQVLPSQLVAPIRVEGTKQGKDVELTLPAVDHEVRKGHKLRLALASTDLGYASPVEPATYTVSLKGGLKVPTAPGVETAAAPLPSWVWWLPASGAVLAALLLVAGRRRTTAPAPDPALAEVPLKITDLSKRYARSTDRYAVKDLSFTVEKGQVLGLLGPNGAGKTTTLRMLMGLIRPDEGEIRVFGQAIRPGAPVLSRVGAFVEGAGFLPHLSGRENLELYWKATGRPAEDAHLDEALEIAGLGDALARAVRTYSQGMRQRLAIAQAMLGLPDLLILDEPTNGLDPPQIREMREVMIRYARGGRTVIVSSHLLAEVEQSCTHLVVMDRGRLVQAGPVADIVGSGDTLFVGLASDVQDPLVDKVAALPGVASAVRADDGLLIRLDGTEGASAARLLPELVRLEVPVESMGPHRRLEDAFLTLIGGGAA; via the coding sequence ATGGATCTACGACTGCCCAGGGCCAGGCTCAGGCCCCTCGCGCGGCACGGCAGGCGCAGGCTGCTCGCCGCGGCGGCCGCCGTCGCGGTGCTCGCCGGTGTGGGCACGTGGACGGCGGTCGCCTCGGACGAGGGCCCCGCCGTGCACCGCTCGGACCTGATGATCGACACCGACGGCGGCCGGGGTGACGTACGGATCGACACCTCGTACTTCACGGCGGGCGACACCGGCACCAAGCGCCCCGCCGTCCTCATCGGGCACGGCTTCGGCGGCAGCAAGGCCGATGTGCGCGAGCAGGCGGAGGACCTGGCCCGCGAGGGCTACGCCGTCCTGACGTGGTCCGCGCGCGGCTTCGGCAGGTCCACCGGGAAGATCGGGCTCAACGACCCCGAGGGCGAGGTCGCCGACGTGTCCCGGCTGATCGACTGGCTGGCGAAGCGGCCCGAGATCCAGCTCGACGGGAAGGGCGACCCGCGCGTGGGCGTCACCGGCGCCTCGTACGGCGGCGCGGTCTCGCTCCTCGCCGCCGGGCACGATCGCAGGGTGGACGCCATCGCCCCGCAGATCACCTACTGGAACCTCGCGGACGCGCTGTTCCCCGACGGCGTCTTCAAGAAGCTCTGGGCAGGCATCTTCGTCAACACCGGCGGCGGCTGCGAGCAGTTCGAGAAGCGGCTGTGCGAGATGTACGACCGGGTCGCCGAGGCCGGGAAGCCCGACGCCGCGGCCCGCGAGCTGCTGGCCGGACGCAGCCCGTCCGCCGTCGCCGACCGCATCAAGGTGCCCACGTACATCGCGCAGGGCCAGACAGACTCCCTCTTCCCGCTCGGCCACGCCGACGCCATGGCCAAGGCGCTCCGCGCCCACCACGCGCCCGTGTCCGTCGACTGGATCGCGGGCGGCCACGACGGCGGCGACAGCGAGCGCGGCCGCGTGGAGAAGCGCGTCGGCTCCTGGTTCGACCGCTACCTGAAGGACGACAAGAGCGCCGACACCGGCCCCGCCTTCCGCGTCACGCGCACCGGCGGCATCGACTCCACCGACGGCGCGGCCACCCTGCGCGGCGCGAGCGGCGACCGCTACCCGGGCCTGACGAGCGGTCCGCGCGAGGTGGCGCTCGGCGGCCGCGAGCAGACCTTCGACAACCCCGCGGGCGCCAGCCCGCCCGCGATCTCCGCCCTGCCCGGCCTCGGCGGCGGCGGCCTCTCCCGGCTCACCTCGCTCGGCGTCGGCGTCTCCCTGGACTTCCCGGGGCAGTACGCCAAGTTCGACTCCGAGACGCTCGACGAGGACCTGCGCATCACCGGCACGCCCACGGCACGGGTCCACCTGAAGTCCTCCAGCGACGACACGGTGCTCTTCGCGAAGGTGTACGACATCGGGCCCGGCGGCAAGCAGCAGGTGCTGCCCTCCCAACTCGTGGCCCCCATAAGGGTCGAGGGCACCAAGCAGGGCAAGGACGTCGAGCTGACGCTGCCCGCCGTCGACCACGAGGTGCGCAAGGGCCACAAGCTGCGCCTCGCCCTCGCCTCCACCGACCTCGGCTACGCGTCGCCGGTCGAGCCCGCCACGTACACCGTGTCCCTGAAGGGCGGTCTCAAGGTTCCGACGGCGCCCGGCGTGGAGACCGCCGCCGCGCCGCTGCCCTCCTGGGTGTGGTGGCTGCCCGCCTCCGGAGCGGTGCTCGCCGCCCTGCTCCTGGTCGCCGGGCGCAGGCGGACCACGGCGCCCGCGCCCGACCCCGCGCTCGCCGAAGTGCCCCTGAAGATCACGGACTTGAGTAAGCGGTACGCCAGGTCCACCGACCGGTACGCGGTCAAGGACCTCTCCTTCACCGTGGAGAAGGGCCAGGTCCTCGGCCTGCTCGGGCCGAACGGCGCGGGCAAGACGACGACCCTGCGCATGCTGATGGGCCTGATCAGGCCCGACGAGGGCGAGATCCGCGTCTTCGGGCAGGCGATCAGGCCCGGCGCGCCCGTCCTCTCCCGGGTCGGCGCGTTCGTCGAGGGCGCGGGCTTCCTGCCGCACCTCTCGGGCCGGGAGAACCTGGAGCTGTACTGGAAGGCCACCGGACGCCCCGCCGAGGACGCCCACCTGGACGAGGCCCTGGAGATCGCCGGTCTCGGCGACGCGCTCGCCCGCGCCGTGCGCACGTACTCGCAGGGCATGCGCCAGCGCCTCGCCATCGCCCAGGCCATGCTCGGCCTGCCCGACCTGCTGATCCTCGACGAGCCGACCAACGGCCTGGACCCGCCGCAGATCCGCGAGATGCGCGAGGTCATGATCCGGTACGCGCGCGGCGGGCGCACGGTCATCGTCTCCAGCCACCTCCTGGCCGAGGTCGAGCAGTCCTGCACGCACCTGGTGGTGATGGACCGCGGCCGCCTCGTCCAGGCGGGCCCCGTCGCCGACATCGTCGGCTCCGGGGACACGCTGTTCGTCGGCCTCGCCTCCGACGTCCAGGACCCGCTGGTCGACAAGGTCGCCGCGCTGCCCGGCGTGGCCTCCGCGGTCCGCGCGGACGACGGGCTCCTGATCCGCCTGGACGGCACCGAGGGCGCGAGCGCCGCCCGGCTCCTGCCCGAACTGGTGCGCCTGGAAGTGCCCGTGGAGTCCATGGGCCCGCACC
- a CDS encoding APC family permease — MTDTLRPPTPAVTEAPSSAAPAEPGGHQKLKRSIGVVGGTLLTLSCVTPASTLFVVVPDLFSSLGTATALTIAIGSLLCVGVAFCYSELGTLIPSAGGEYAMVSTMAGRLAGWLVFVLSLLVVMIVPPVIAMGTADYLAPVLHLDPSYAGAGVMILATLAGLLDLRANAWITGIFLVLEVIAAGVVAVLGFAHAERGPGSLVDLTVASGPGAGGAGSSGGVDTVTAMLIVSGLAIALFVTQGFSTAVYLSEELENPRRNVARTVLTTLAISSVIILVPVIAITMGAESLTALTEGDISAMVTAWSNSAVGTFVSLCVALAIINAGIVMVIQNSRVLFASARDKAWPAPVNKALVRLGGTGAPWVATLLVGVPGAVLCFVNLDTLYGVTGVSVTGMYLLVAVAALLARRGSHGARSAWRMPLWPAVPVVLIAVLAYILSQQEVPYLLWTGGIVLAATLYWALYLRPRRETRWLVSIPEEELG; from the coding sequence ATGACCGATACGCTTCGCCCGCCCACGCCCGCCGTCACCGAGGCCCCCTCCTCGGCGGCACCGGCCGAGCCGGGCGGCCACCAGAAGCTCAAGCGTTCCATCGGCGTCGTGGGAGGCACCCTCCTCACGCTGTCCTGCGTGACGCCCGCCTCCACGCTCTTCGTGGTCGTGCCCGACCTCTTCTCCTCGCTCGGCACCGCCACCGCGCTCACCATCGCCATCGGCTCGCTGCTCTGCGTCGGCGTCGCGTTCTGCTACTCGGAGCTCGGCACGCTGATCCCCAGCGCGGGCGGCGAGTACGCGATGGTCTCGACGATGGCGGGGCGTCTCGCGGGCTGGCTGGTCTTCGTCCTCTCCCTGCTCGTCGTGATGATCGTCCCGCCCGTCATCGCGATGGGCACGGCCGACTACCTCGCGCCCGTCCTCCACCTCGACCCGTCCTACGCGGGCGCGGGCGTCATGATCCTCGCCACCCTCGCGGGCCTGCTCGACCTGCGCGCCAACGCCTGGATCACCGGCATCTTCCTGGTCCTCGAGGTCATCGCGGCCGGCGTGGTCGCCGTACTCGGCTTCGCGCACGCCGAGCGGGGCCCCGGCAGCCTGGTGGACCTGACGGTGGCGTCGGGGCCGGGCGCCGGGGGCGCGGGAAGCTCCGGCGGAGTCGACACCGTCACCGCCATGCTGATCGTCTCCGGCCTCGCCATCGCGCTCTTCGTCACGCAGGGCTTCTCGACGGCGGTCTACCTCTCCGAAGAGCTGGAGAACCCGCGCCGCAACGTCGCACGCACCGTCCTCACCACGCTCGCCATCTCCTCGGTGATCATCCTGGTCCCGGTCATCGCGATCACCATGGGCGCGGAGAGCCTGACGGCGCTGACCGAGGGCGACATCAGCGCCATGGTGACGGCCTGGTCCAACTCGGCGGTCGGCACGTTCGTCAGCCTCTGCGTGGCCCTCGCGATCATCAACGCGGGCATCGTCATGGTCATCCAGAACTCCCGCGTCCTGTTCGCCTCCGCCCGCGACAAGGCGTGGCCCGCGCCGGTCAACAAGGCGCTCGTACGGCTCGGCGGGACCGGCGCGCCCTGGGTGGCCACGCTCCTGGTGGGCGTCCCCGGAGCCGTGCTCTGCTTCGTCAACCTGGACACGCTCTACGGAGTGACCGGCGTCTCGGTGACCGGCATGTACCTCCTGGTGGCCGTCGCCGCGCTGCTCGCCCGCCGGGGCTCGCACGGCGCACGCTCCGCGTGGCGGATGCCGCTGTGGCCCGCGGTGCCGGTGGTGCTCATCGCCGTCCTCGCGTACATCCTGAGCCAGCAGGAGGTGCCGTACCTGCTGTGGACCGGCGGGATCGTGCTGGCGGCCACCCTGTACTGGGCGCTGTACCTGCGGCCGCGGCGGGAGACGCGGTGGCTGGTGAGCATCCCGGAGGAGGAGCTGGGCTAA
- a CDS encoding 5-carboxymethyl-2-hydroxymuconate Delta-isomerase → MPHIDIDYADTLSGVLDLPALVAELHPLVVERVDSVGVGKTFCRPAAAFVEGRPRAAFVHVTVGLLAGRASGVRARLSEDVLALLGKHLSGVAEGATYSVEVRDLDPSYRLHPTH, encoded by the coding sequence ATGCCGCACATCGACATCGACTACGCCGACACCCTGTCCGGCGTCCTGGATCTGCCCGCCCTGGTGGCGGAGCTGCATCCGCTGGTCGTGGAGCGGGTGGACTCGGTGGGGGTCGGCAAGACGTTCTGCCGCCCCGCCGCGGCCTTCGTGGAGGGCAGGCCCCGCGCCGCCTTCGTCCACGTCACGGTGGGCCTGCTCGCGGGCCGCGCGAGCGGGGTGAGGGCGCGGCTCTCCGAGGACGTGCTCGCGCTGCTCGGCAAGCACCTGTCGGGGGTCGCCGAGGGCGCGACGTACTCGGTGGAGGTCCGCGATCTCGACCCTTCGTACCGGCTGCACCCGACGCACTGA